In Chrysoperla carnea chromosome 2, inChrCarn1.1, whole genome shotgun sequence, the following proteins share a genomic window:
- the LOC123291996 gene encoding larval/pupal cuticle protein H1C, with the protein MFKLIVIAAIFGLAAAAPQPGFVAAAPVAVAPVAVAHSVSSHGTVVHHPSPAVAVHAVHAPVVARVAHPVAVAHPVAVAHPVAVAHTPVVAAVRTHHVVAAPAVVAVHH; encoded by the exons atgttcaaaCTT atCGTAATTGCCGCTATCTTCGGTTTGGCTGCTGCCGCTCCACAACCAGGTTTTGTTGCTGCCGCTCCAGTTGCTGTAGCTCCAGTTGCTGTGGCCCACTCAGTCAGTAGCCATGGAACCGTTGTCCACCACCCATCTCCAGCTGTAGCTGTACATGCTGTACATGCCCCAGTTGTTGCTCGTGTTGCCCATCCAGTAGCAGTAGCACACCCAGTAGCTGTAGCTCACCCAGTAGCTGTAGCTCATACTCCAGTTGTAGCCGCTGTACGCACACACCATGTTGTCGCCGCACCAGCTGTTGTTGCTGTCCATCATTAG